In a single window of the uncultured Dysgonomonas sp. genome:
- the clpB gene encoding ATP-dependent chaperone ClpB yields the protein MNFNNFTIKSQEAIQKAIEITKDKGQQSIEPAHILMGVIMTGENVVNFLFQKLGANPGHLTNVLSKEVDSFPKVSGGGEAFLSRESNAALEKAAEYAKKMGDQYVSLEHILLGVLSGKSTAAQMLKDAGVSEKGLQLAINELRKGTNVTSQTAEDTYQSLEKYAINLTQRAKDGKLDPVIGRDDEIRRVLQILSRRTKNNPILIGEPGTGKTAIAEGLAHRIVRGDVPENLKSKQIYSLDMGALIAGAKYKGEFEERLKSVVNEVTKSEGEIILFIDEIHTLVGAGKSEGAMDAANILKPALARGELRSIGATTLDEYQKYFEKDKALERRFQTVMVDEPSEADAISILRGLKEKYENHHKVRIKDEAIIAAVQLSSRYISDRFLPDKAIDLMDEAAAKLRMEVDSVPEELDEKSRRIKQLEIEREAIRRENDKLKEQELSKEISRLKDEEKDLKAKWQSEREVINKIQQNKIEIEDTKFEAEKAEREGDYGKVAELRYGKLKELEDGIGKLQGQLHEMQGNQAMIKEEVDSYDIADVVSRWTGIPVNKMLQSEREKLLNLEVELHRRVVGQDEAISAVSNAIRRSRAGLQDPKRPIGSFIFLGTTGVGKTELAKALAEFLFDDENMMTRIDMSEYQEKFSATRLIGAPPGYVGYDEGGQLTEAIRRKPYSVVLFDEIEKAHPDVFNILLQVLDDGRLTDNKGRVVNFKNTIIIMTSNMGSPLIRENFAGITPKNHDEVVEKTKREVLDMLKVNMRPEFLNRIDETVMFEPLNLAQIEQVVRMQLEGVVKMLKGNGVKLEFTEEAITGIAQMGYDPEFGARPVKRVIQRTVLDTLSRQLLAGTVDKENPIIIDMKDGELSFKN from the coding sequence ATGAATTTCAATAATTTTACAATCAAATCTCAGGAGGCGATACAAAAAGCCATTGAGATCACAAAAGACAAAGGCCAACAGTCTATAGAACCGGCTCACATCCTCATGGGAGTCATCATGACCGGAGAAAATGTCGTAAATTTCCTCTTTCAGAAACTGGGGGCTAATCCCGGTCATTTAACAAATGTATTGAGTAAAGAGGTTGATTCTTTCCCGAAAGTTTCGGGAGGAGGCGAAGCATTTCTCAGCCGCGAAAGTAATGCTGCACTGGAAAAAGCTGCTGAATATGCAAAGAAGATGGGTGACCAGTATGTTTCCCTCGAGCATATATTATTAGGTGTATTATCAGGCAAAAGCACGGCGGCACAGATGCTCAAGGATGCAGGCGTATCCGAAAAAGGATTGCAACTGGCAATCAATGAACTACGTAAAGGAACGAATGTAACCAGCCAGACAGCCGAAGACACTTACCAGTCTTTGGAGAAGTATGCTATAAACCTGACTCAAAGAGCCAAAGACGGAAAGCTGGATCCTGTTATCGGCCGCGATGACGAGATACGCCGGGTATTGCAGATACTTAGCCGCCGTACGAAAAACAATCCCATACTGATAGGTGAACCGGGTACGGGTAAAACCGCTATTGCAGAGGGGCTTGCGCATCGTATTGTACGCGGCGATGTTCCCGAGAACTTGAAAAGCAAACAGATTTACTCACTGGATATGGGAGCACTGATTGCAGGGGCTAAATATAAAGGTGAATTCGAAGAACGACTGAAATCTGTAGTGAACGAAGTTACCAAGTCGGAAGGGGAGATTATCTTATTTATCGACGAGATACATACATTGGTAGGCGCAGGTAAAAGTGAGGGAGCCATGGATGCTGCCAATATCTTAAAGCCGGCGTTGGCAAGAGGAGAGTTACGTTCGATAGGTGCTACTACACTTGACGAATATCAGAAATATTTTGAAAAGGACAAGGCTTTGGAACGCCGTTTTCAGACTGTAATGGTAGATGAACCGAGCGAGGCCGATGCAATCTCTATCCTGCGGGGACTGAAAGAAAAATATGAAAACCACCATAAGGTGCGTATCAAAGACGAGGCTATTATTGCTGCCGTGCAACTGTCGAGCCGTTATATATCCGACCGCTTTTTGCCTGACAAGGCTATTGACCTGATGGACGAGGCTGCGGCAAAACTGCGTATGGAAGTGGATTCCGTACCGGAAGAACTGGACGAGAAGAGCCGCCGGATCAAACAACTCGAAATCGAACGTGAAGCTATACGCCGCGAGAATGACAAGTTGAAGGAACAAGAGCTATCGAAAGAAATAAGCAGGCTGAAAGATGAGGAGAAAGACCTGAAAGCCAAGTGGCAATCGGAAAGAGAAGTCATCAATAAGATTCAGCAGAACAAGATAGAAATAGAGGACACCAAATTCGAAGCGGAAAAAGCCGAGCGCGAAGGCGATTATGGAAAAGTTGCCGAACTACGTTATGGTAAATTGAAAGAATTGGAAGATGGTATTGGTAAATTGCAAGGACAACTGCATGAAATGCAGGGAAATCAGGCAATGATAAAAGAAGAAGTAGATTCATACGATATTGCTGATGTGGTTTCCCGCTGGACAGGCATCCCTGTGAACAAGATGCTGCAAAGCGAACGGGAAAAATTACTGAATCTCGAAGTAGAATTGCACAGGCGTGTTGTGGGGCAGGATGAAGCTATTTCTGCCGTATCAAATGCTATACGCCGTAGCCGTGCAGGACTGCAAGACCCTAAACGACCTATCGGTTCGTTTATATTTCTGGGTACAACAGGTGTGGGTAAGACCGAACTGGCGAAAGCACTCGCCGAATTCCTGTTCGATGACGAGAATATGATGACCCGTATCGACATGAGCGAGTATCAGGAAAAATTCAGTGCTACCCGGCTTATCGGGGCACCTCCGGGATATGTCGGTTATGACGAAGGGGGACAATTGACAGAAGCTATCCGCCGTAAGCCGTATTCGGTAGTCTTATTCGATGAAATAGAGAAGGCGCATCCTGATGTTTTCAATATCTTATTGCAGGTATTAGACGACGGACGACTGACCGACAATAAGGGTCGCGTAGTAAACTTTAAGAATACAATCATTATTATGACGTCCAATATGGGCTCTCCCCTGATTCGTGAAAACTTTGCCGGAATAACACCAAAGAACCACGACGAAGTAGTAGAGAAAACCAAACGCGAAGTGTTGGATATGCTAAAAGTGAATATGCGCCCCGAATTTCTGAACCGTATCGATGAGACAGTTATGTTTGAGCCATTAAATCTGGCACAGATAGAACAGGTTGTCCGCATGCAGCTCGAAGGCGTAGTGAAAATGCTGAAAGGCAATGGGGTGAAACTGGAATTTACAGAAGAAGCTATTACCGGAATTGCGCAAATGGGTTACGATCCTGAGTTCGGGGCACGTCCTGTTAAGCGTGTTATACAGCGTACCGTACTGGATACACTATCGAGACAACTGCTTGCCGGAACAGTGGATAAGGAGAATCCCATCATAATAGACATGAAGGATGGGGAGTTGAGTTTTAAGAACTAA